One Prunus dulcis chromosome 7, ALMONDv2, whole genome shotgun sequence DNA segment encodes these proteins:
- the LOC117633701 gene encoding methylenetetrahydrofolate reductase 2-like has translation MKVIEKIQEALLEEKKVLFSFEFFPPKTEDGVENLLERMERMVAHNPAFCDITWGAGGSTADLTLDIANKMQNIICVESMMHLTCTNMPVDKIDHALQTIKSNGLQNVLALRGDPPHGQDKFVQIQGGFACALDLVTHIRAKYGDYFGVTVAGYPEAHPDAIGTDGLASPEAYQSDLAYLKRKVDAGADLIITQLFYDTDVFLKFVHDCRQIGITCPIVPGIMPINNYKGFIRMTGFCKTKIPAEVTAALEPIKDNEEAVKSYGIHLGTEMCKKILAHGIRTLHLYTLNMEKSALAILMNLGLIEETKISRPLPWRRPANVFRVKEDVRPIFWANRPKSYISRTIGWDLYPHGRWGDSRNPSYGALTDYQFMRPRARDKKLVEEWVVPLRSVEDIHEKFKKFCLGKLRSSPWSELDGLQPETKIINELLGKINTKGFLTINSQPAVNGERSDSTSVGWGGPGGYVYQKAYLEFFCSKEKLNALVEKCKALPSLTYMAVNKDGRWISNIGQTDVNAVTWGVFPAREIIQPTVVDPASFMVWKDEAFEIWSRGWACLYPEGDSSRKLLEEVQNSYFLASLVDNDYIQGDVFAVFADF, from the exons atgaaggTGATAGAGAAGATCCAGGAGGCATTGTTGGAGGAGAAGAAGGTTTTGTTCTCGTTCGAGTTCTTCCCGCCAAAGACGGAGGATGGGGTGGAGAACCTGTTGGAGAGGATGGAGAGGATGGTGGCCCACAACCCGGCGTTCTGCGACATAACGTGGGGTGCGGGTGGGTCGACGGCGGATCTGACGCTGGACATTGCGAACAAGATGCAGAACATCATCTGCGTGGAGAGCATGATGCACCTCACCTGCACCAACATGCCTGTCGACAAGATCGACCACGCCCTCCAAACCATCAAGTCTAACGGCCTCCAAAACGTTCTTGCTCTCCGGGGCGACCCGCCCCATGGCCAGGACAAGTTTGTTCAGATCCAAGGAGGCTTTGCCTGCGCCCTCGACCTG GTCACCCATATCAGAGCCAAATATGGTGACTACTTTGGCGTCACTGTTGCTGGCTATCCAG AGGCACACCCGGACGCCATTGGAACGGATGGCCTCGCCTCTCCCGAAGCCTATCAAAGTGATCTGGCTTATTTGAAGAGAAAGGTTGATGCTGGTGCCGATTTGATTATCACTCAGTTATTCTACGACACTGATGTTTTCCTCAAATTCGTCCACGACTGTCGCCAAATTGGAATTACTTGTCCTATTGTTCCTGGAATTATGCCCATTAATAACTACAAGGGATTCATACGCATGACTGGTTTCTGTAAAACCAAG ATACCAGCTGAGGTTACTGCTGCCTTGGAGCCTATCAAGGATAATGAAGAAGCTGTCAAATCTTATGGAATTCACCTTGGAACCGAGATGTGCAAGAAGATTTTGGCTCATGGGATTAGGACGTTGCATCTTTATACACTGAACATGGAGAAATCAGCGTTGGCTATATTAATG AATCTTGGTTTGATTGAAGAGACCAAAATATCAAGGCCTTTACCTTGGAGACGTCCTGCAAATGTTTTCCGTGTTAAAGAAGATGTTCGTCCAATATTCTG GGCTAATCGTCCCAAGAGCTACATATCAAGGACCATAGGCTGGGACCTTTATCCACATGGGCGATGGGGTGATTCTCGTAACCCTTCATATGGAGCACTAACTGATTATCAG TTCATGCGGCCACGTGCACGCGACAAGAAACTTGTTGAAGAATGGGTTGTCCCATTGAGAAGCGTTGAAGATATCCATGAG aAATTTAAGAAATTCTGCCTTGGAAAATTGAGAAGCAGCCCTTGGTCCGAACTAGATGGGCTTCAGCCAGAGACGAAGATCATAAACGAACTTCTAGGTAAAATTAACACGAAAGGTTTCCTTACCATCAACAGCCAACCAGCGGTAAATGGGGAAAGATCTGATTCCACGTCTGTTG gcTGGGGCGGGCCTGGAGGATATGTTTATCAGAAAGCCTATCTAGAGTTTTTCTGTTCGAAGGAGAAGTTGAATGCTCTTGTTGAGAAATGCAAGGCTCTTCCATCTCTAACCTACATGGCCGTGAACAAGGATGGGAGATGGATATCTAATATTGGTCAGACTGATGTGAATGCTGTGACATGGGGAGTCTTTCCCGCAAGGGAGATAATCCAACCGACTGTTGTGGATCCtgctagttttatggtttggAAGGATGAGGCATTTGAAATCTGGTCAAGAGGATGGGCCTGCTTATACCCTGAGGGTGACTCATCTAGGAAATTGCTTGAAGAg GTCCAGAACAGCTACTTCTTGGCCAGTTTGGTAGATAATGACTATATCCAGGGTGATGTTTTTGCTGTTTTTGCTGATTTCTGA
- the LOC117634404 gene encoding MLO-like protein 1: MAAQGGTTLEHTPTWVVALVCSVIVLISLALERILHYTGKYLKKQNQKPLFEALQKIKEELMLLGFISLLLTVCQDRIAKICITEKQASQWLPCKKEKQETTTSTTAHFQTLFTTSFLPWTTTTARRLLADDSDSAGHHCPEGKVPLLSTTALHHLHIFIFVLAVVHVTFCVLTILFGGAKIRQWKHWEDSIAKKEYNPEEVLTKKFTHVQDHDFIRGRFLGIGKNSAFLGWLHAFFKQFYGSVTKTDYMTMRLGFISTHCRGNPNFNFHKYMIRALEADFKRVVGISWYLWIFVVIFLLLNVSGWHAYFWIAFIPFILLLAVGTKLEHVITQLAHEVAEKHIAIEGDLVVQPSDDHFWFHRPRLVLLLIQIILFQNSFELAFFFWIWVQYSFDSCIMGQVGYIIPRLVIGAFIQFVCSYSTLPLYAIVTQMGSSFKKAIFEEHIQEGLVGWARSAKKNKALRRAANGSSSSQGGPKEASQTVQLAQVAGNKESSREDDHNTGEIEPELPLKNQNEKPPGLTQTSLTSKLQ, translated from the exons ATGGCAGCACAAGGAGGAACAACGTTGGAGCACACGCCGACATGGGTGGTGGCTTTGGTGTGTAGTGTCATAGTGCTCATATCCCTAGCCCTCGAGAGAATCCTTCACTACACTGGCAAG TATCTCAAGAAACAGAACCAGAAACCTCTGTTTGAGGCCCTGCAGAAGATCAAAGAAG AGTTGATGCTTTTGGGGTTTATATCACTGCTGCTGACGGTGTGCCAAGATCGTATAGCCAAAATCTGTATAACGGAGAAACAGGCTAGTCAATGGCTGCCttgtaagaaagaaaaacaagagacCACTACTAGTACTACTGCCCATTTCCAGACCTTGTTTACTACTTCCTTTCTTCCCTGGACTACTACTACTGCCCGTCGCCTTCTTGCTGACGACTCTGATTCTGCTGGCCACCACTGTCCGGAG GGGAAGGTCCCATTGTTATCCACCACTGCATTGCATCATCTTCATATCTTCATCTTTGTGCTGGCTGTGGTGCATGTGACTTTCTGTGTTCTAACCATTCTTTTTGGAGGGGCAAAG ATACGTCAATGGAAACATTGGGAGGATTCTATCGCAAAAAAGGAGTACAACCCAGAAGAAG TTTTGACAAAGAAGTTCACGCACGTTCAAGATCATGACTTTATCAGGGGTCGTTTTCTTGGTATTGGAAAGAATTCAGCTTTTCTAGGCTGGTTG CATGCGTTTTTCAAGCAATTTTATGGGTCTGTGACCAAAACAGATTATATGACAATGCGATTAGGCTTCATCAGC ACCCATTGCAGGGGGaatccaaattttaatttccaCAAGTACATGATACGTGCCCTTGAAGCAGATTTTAAGAGAGTCGTTGGAATAAG TTGGTATCTTTGGATCTTTGTGGTCATCTTCTTGTTGCTGAATGTCTCGG GTTGGCATGCCTATTTCTGGATAGCATTCATTCCGTTCATT CTTTTACTTGCTGTTGGCACTAAGTTGGAGCATGTAATTACCCAACTGGCCCATGAGGTTGCTGAGAAACACATTGCAATCGAAGGGGACTTGGTTGTTCAACCTTCAGATGATCACTTCTGGTTCCACAGGCCCAGACTGGTTCTCTTACTGATTCAAATCATCTTGTTCCAAAATTCTTTTGAACTGGCATTTTTCTTCTGGATATGG GTTCAATATTCATTTGATTCCTGCATAATGGGGCAAGTTGGTTATATCATCCCAAGACTTGTTATTGG AGCATTCATTCAGTTCGTCTGCAGTTACAGTACTTTGCCATTGTACGCAATTGTCACACAG ATGGGAAGTTCATTCAAGAAGGCTATATTTGAAGAACATATACAAGAGGGGCTTGTTGGCTGGGCTCGGTCGGCTAAAAAGAACAAGGCGTTGAGAAGGGCTGCTAATGGTTCTTCTTCTAGCCAAGGAGGTCCCAAAGAGGCTTCTCAGACAGTTCAATTGGCTCAAGTAGCAGGAAATAAGGAATCTTCACGAGAAGATGATCACAATACAGGAGAAATTGAGCCTGAATTGCcactcaaaaatcaaaatgaaaaacctCCTGGTCTCACTCAAACTAGTCTTACTAGTAAACTTCAATAG